The window GTATTATAGATTTATAGGACTTGGATATATTAAGAGCAATTGTTTTATTATAAATCCATGTATGATACTTAATTATTACGGAATTAGAAGTAGCGTGAGATATGAATCTTTAAATTATTTAGGTGCAGCCAATGAATTTGAAATAAGTGAAGTTAAAATCGATAAGGTTAATGGATATCACTTTATAGCAACAAAAAATAAAGAAATATTATATGATTCACTTGACTTGAAACCTCGTGGAAAAATATTTAAAGTAACTTCAAAGCGCATATTTAGACTAAAGTAGTTTTTTTAAAGTTTAAGGTTATTTTTCATGCATTTATAAGCGTGAATTTTGTTAGCAGCAGAGAGTCCATAAATATTATCAATTTCATTGGTTGAATGATATTTCATAAGTTCTTTAATCTGGAAAGAGTTATAGCCATTAGATTTTAAATTTGAAATAAATAAATTTCTAAATAAATGAAGAGATTTATTAGCACGAAAGCCTGATTTTTTAAGAAGAATTTTAAATTTTTTAGAAATATTGATAATGCTAATTTGATTATCTTTAAATTTATGTTTGGTTTTTTGGAAAAGGTAGGTACGCCTTGAGTCGAGATTTTTGTCATTAAAGTAATTTTCGTGAGCTTTTTGAATAGCCTCAAATTCTTCAGATTTGATGACAATTTCTCTAATGCAAGTGATATTTCTTTTTTTAGCTACATTTACTTTTATATTGTAGAAAGTTTCTCCAGTTTTGCTTAGTAGCGGGGTAATATCTTGCATTTTAACTTTTTGAATTTCTGCACCCCTGCACCCACTT of the Borreliella burgdorferi B31 genome contains:
- a CDS encoding DUF261 domain-containing protein, which gives rise to MLINKIKQDNRTLRPEIQKWGCYFLCLHYYTSLFKQREFNAYEINAAYYRFIGLGYIKSNCFIINPCMILNYYGIRSSVRYESLNYLGAANEFEISEVKIDKVNGYHFIATKNKEILYDSLDLKPRGKIFKVTSKRIFRLK
- a CDS encoding tyrosine-type recombinase/integrase translates to MDMNNYFNLNNFNMDFMLKLFQDYQNVVNENKILKNSLKISSKPTKKSSKPTPKFYLTSKSSKIIEKCVKTLKQTDPISGWFLHLLAISGCRGAEIQKVKMQDITPLLSKTGETFYNIKVNVAKKRNITCIREIVIKSEEFEAIQKAHENYFNDKNLDSRRTYLFQKTKHKFKDNQISIINISKKFKILLKKSGFRANKSLHLFRNLFISNLKSNGYNSFQIKELMKYHSTNEIDNIYGLSAANKIHAYKCMKNNLKL